Proteins encoded within one genomic window of Macaca fascicularis isolate 582-1 chromosome 16, T2T-MFA8v1.1:
- the PIMREG gene encoding protein PIMREG isoform X2 produces MASRWQSMGTSVRRRSLRHQEQLEDSKELQPVASHQETSAGALGSLCRQFQRRLPLRAVNLNLCTGPSWKRLETPEPGQQGLQAAARSAKSALGAMSQRIQESCQSGTKWLVETHVKARRRKRGAQTGSGSPAHSLSQKSTRLSGAAPAHSATEPQEKERHHLSARMGSRAHPSRRSRREAAFRSPYSSTEPLCSPSESDSDPEPVGAGIQHLQKLSQELEEAIMAEERKQALSDRQVFVLKDVYASP; encoded by the exons ATGGCTTCTCGGTGGCAGAGCATGGGGACCTCTGTGCGCCGGAGATCTCTCCGGCACCAGGAGCAGCTGGAGGACAGCAAGGAGCTGCAGCCTGTGGCCAGCCATCAGGAGACCTCTGCAGGGGCCCTGGGGTCTCTGTGCAGGCAGTTCCAAAGGAGGCTGCCCCTGAGAGCCGTCAACCTCAACCTCTGCACAGGCCCCTCCTGGAAACGCCTGGAAACCCCAGAGCCAGGTCAGCAGGGCCTCCAGGCTGCAGCTCGCTCAGCTAAGAGCGCTTTGGGTGCCATGTCCCAG AGAATCCAGGAGTCCTGCCAAAGTGGCACCAAGTGGCTGGTGGAGACGCACGTGAAGGCCAGGAGGCGGAAGAGAGGAGCACAGACGGGCAGTGGATCCCCAGCTCACAGCCTGAGCCAGAAGAGCACTCGGCTGTCTGGAGCCGCCCCTGCCCACTCAGCCACAGAGCCCCAGGAGAAGGAGCGTCACCACCTCTCTGCCCGGATGGGCTCACGTGCCCACCCATCACGGCGGTCAAGGCGGGAGGCTGCCTTCCGGAGCCCCTACTCCTCAACAGAGCCCCTCTGCTCTCCCAG CGAGTCTGACAGTGACCCAGAGCCTGTGGGGGCGGGAATTCAGCATCTCCAGAAGCTGTCCCAAGAGCTAGAGGAAGCCATCATGGCGGAAGAGAG GAAACAAGCCCTGTCTGACCGCCAAGTCTTCGTACTCAAGGATGTCTATGCTTCCCCGTGA
- the PIMREG gene encoding protein PIMREG isoform X1: protein MASRWQSMGTSVRRRSLRHQEQLEDSKELQPVASHQETSAGALGSLCRQFQRRLPLRAVNLNLCTGPSWKRLETPEPGQQGLQAAARSAKSALGAMSQRIQESCQSGTKWLVETHVKARRRKRGAQTGSGSPAHSLSQKSTRLSGAAPAHSATEPQEKERHHLSARMGSRAHPSRRSRREAAFRSPYSSTEPLCSPRQVG, encoded by the exons ATGGCTTCTCGGTGGCAGAGCATGGGGACCTCTGTGCGCCGGAGATCTCTCCGGCACCAGGAGCAGCTGGAGGACAGCAAGGAGCTGCAGCCTGTGGCCAGCCATCAGGAGACCTCTGCAGGGGCCCTGGGGTCTCTGTGCAGGCAGTTCCAAAGGAGGCTGCCCCTGAGAGCCGTCAACCTCAACCTCTGCACAGGCCCCTCCTGGAAACGCCTGGAAACCCCAGAGCCAGGTCAGCAGGGCCTCCAGGCTGCAGCTCGCTCAGCTAAGAGCGCTTTGGGTGCCATGTCCCAG AGAATCCAGGAGTCCTGCCAAAGTGGCACCAAGTGGCTGGTGGAGACGCACGTGAAGGCCAGGAGGCGGAAGAGAGGAGCACAGACGGGCAGTGGATCCCCAGCTCACAGCCTGAGCCAGAAGAGCACTCGGCTGTCTGGAGCCGCCCCTGCCCACTCAGCCACAGAGCCCCAGGAGAAGGAGCGTCACCACCTCTCTGCCCGGATGGGCTCACGTGCCCACCCATCACGGCGGTCAAGGCGGGAGGCTGCCTTCCGGAGCCCCTACTCCTCAACAGAGCCCCTCTGCTCTCCCAGGCAAGTGGGATAG